In Bacillus sp. Cs-700, one genomic interval encodes:
- a CDS encoding aminopeptidase, whose product MATFQENLQKYADLAVKVGVNIQKGQTLVVNAPLTSAEFVRNIAESAYEAGAKNVHVEWNDESLTRIKYDKAPDEAFKEFPTWKAKGFEELAENGAAFLSITSSNPDLLKGVDPERISNASKTAGKAMEGYRNYIMSDHNSWSVVAVPSKAWAEKVFPDTPEDEQEAKLWEAIFQATRVSTGNPVQAWKEHSANLEQKVDYLNAKHYSKLHYRAPGTDLTIDLPQAHQWVGGISENVKGDHFVANMPTEEVFTIPHKNGVNGVVSSTKPLSYGGTVIEDFTLTFEEGRIIKAEAKQGNETLQHLIETDEGAHYLGEVALVPHDSPISNAGIIFFNTLFDENASNHVAIGNAYSFCLEGGKTMSKEELEAAGANESVTHVDFMIGSAEMDIDGIKEDGTSEPVFRKGNWAI is encoded by the coding sequence ATGGCTACGTTTCAAGAGAATCTTCAGAAATACGCAGATCTAGCAGTTAAAGTTGGCGTAAATATTCAAAAAGGACAAACGCTCGTCGTAAACGCTCCTCTCACATCAGCTGAATTTGTACGTAATATTGCAGAAAGTGCTTATGAAGCTGGCGCAAAGAATGTTCACGTTGAGTGGAATGATGAAAGCTTAACTCGTATTAAGTATGATAAGGCACCCGATGAAGCATTCAAGGAGTTTCCAACATGGAAAGCAAAAGGATTTGAGGAGTTGGCTGAAAACGGTGCTGCATTCCTTTCGATTACATCTTCCAACCCAGACCTTTTAAAAGGAGTCGATCCTGAACGAATTTCGAATGCTAGCAAAACAGCAGGAAAGGCAATGGAAGGCTACCGTAACTACATTATGTCTGATCACAACAGCTGGTCTGTTGTCGCGGTTCCATCGAAAGCATGGGCAGAGAAAGTATTCCCTGATACACCTGAAGACGAACAAGAAGCAAAGCTTTGGGAAGCGATTTTCCAGGCGACTCGTGTATCAACAGGAAATCCGGTTCAAGCATGGAAAGAACATAGCGCAAACCTTGAACAAAAAGTGGATTATTTAAATGCGAAACATTACAGCAAGCTCCACTATCGTGCGCCAGGCACTGATCTTACAATTGACCTTCCACAGGCTCATCAGTGGGTAGGTGGCATTAGCGAAAATGTGAAAGGCGATCATTTTGTCGCAAACATGCCGACAGAAGAAGTGTTCACCATTCCACATAAAAACGGCGTAAACGGCGTTGTTTCTTCAACAAAGCCGCTAAGCTATGGTGGAACAGTGATTGAAGACTTTACGCTTACATTTGAAGAAGGGCGTATCATTAAAGCTGAAGCGAAGCAAGGCAATGAAACGCTTCAACATCTTATCGAAACAGATGAAGGCGCACACTATCTCGGTGAAGTAGCGCTCGTTCCTCATGATTCACCTATTTCAAATGCGGGAATCATTTTCTTTAACACGCTGTTCGACGAAAATGCTTCGAATCACGTTGCGATTGGGAATGCTTACTCTTTCTGCCTAGAAGGTGGTAAAACCATGTCGAAAGAAGAGCTTGAAGCTGCGGGAGCGAACGAAAGCGTCACGCACGTTGACTTTATGATCGGGTCCGCTGAAATGGACATTGATGGCATCAAAGAAGATGGAACTAGTGAGCCGGTTTTCCGTAAAGGAAACTGGGCAATCTAG
- a CDS encoding alpha-L-glutamate ligase, with protein sequence MSAKVFIIHENEEWTKPLKQELEALHVPYEDWFLSEGILDLSDVPPDGIFYNRMSASSHTRDHRYAPEYTAAVLEWLESHGRRVLNDSRALALEVSKVAQYAALRKHGIVTPKTIAAVGKDHLAKAADAFSEPFITKHNRAGKGLGVQLFNNPETLKAYVKSDAFEDSIDGITLLQQYISSPDSSITRCEFVSGKFLYAVRVDTSEGFELCPADACQVGDTFCPTTEEPKPKFEVIENFDHPVLANYEAFLKANGIAFAGIECIQNERGDLFTYDVNTNTNYNAEAERKAGVSGMKTIANTLAQELSILHSLQK encoded by the coding sequence ATGAGCGCGAAAGTATTTATCATCCATGAAAACGAAGAATGGACAAAGCCTCTCAAGCAAGAACTTGAGGCGCTTCATGTCCCATACGAAGACTGGTTTCTTAGTGAAGGAATCCTTGATTTAAGTGATGTACCGCCAGACGGTATTTTTTATAATCGCATGAGTGCTTCTTCTCATACGCGTGATCATCGTTATGCCCCTGAATACACGGCAGCAGTACTCGAATGGTTGGAGAGTCACGGTCGAAGAGTTTTAAATGATAGCCGTGCCCTTGCTCTTGAAGTAAGCAAAGTGGCACAATATGCAGCCCTGAGAAAACATGGCATCGTTACACCAAAAACCATTGCTGCCGTTGGGAAGGATCATCTTGCAAAAGCAGCGGATGCGTTTTCTGAACCTTTTATTACAAAACACAACCGAGCAGGTAAAGGGCTCGGCGTTCAGCTATTTAACAATCCTGAGACGCTGAAAGCTTATGTTAAGAGCGATGCTTTTGAAGATTCAATTGACGGGATTACATTGCTTCAACAGTACATTTCTTCACCTGACTCATCCATAACGCGATGTGAATTCGTAAGTGGTAAGTTTCTATATGCTGTTCGCGTTGATACATCAGAAGGCTTTGAACTTTGCCCTGCAGATGCGTGCCAGGTTGGCGATACTTTCTGTCCTACAACCGAGGAGCCGAAGCCTAAATTTGAAGTGATTGAAAACTTCGATCATCCTGTTCTCGCTAATTACGAAGCTTTCTTAAAAGCGAACGGCATTGCTTTCGCAGGGATTGAATGCATTCAAAATGAACGTGGAGATCTATTTACTTACGATGTGAACACAAATACAAACTACAATGCAGAAGCAGAAAGAAAAGCAGGGGTTTCTGGTATGAAAACGATCGCTAACACGCTCGCTCAAGAACTTTCTATCCTCCATTCTCTACAAAAATAA
- a CDS encoding HD domain-containing phosphohydrolase, translating into MNGRWKKELESEELLDIIFAYASRITIENNLDRLLLLMADMGRDMTVADRCILWLYDEQKDELWAKVEEKAKEVRIPASSGLAGYVFQTAEPLVIEDAYHDDRFHADVDIAYNYRTKSVMVIPLKNKQNQTLGVYQVINKLTKEGVFTSRDLNKLSLAASYTAQALEAVLMNMEMEEAQKEIIFKMGEIGEVRSKETGSHVKRVAEYAKLLAIKSGLSEEEADLIKVASPMHDIGKVAIADAILNKPGKLSKQEFLEVQAHASIGYHLLENSKRTILKAAAIIAKEHHERWDGKGYPEGLSGEEIHIYGRIVAVADVFDALATDRPYKQAWALEDILTHFHNEKGKQFDPALIDVFLENLHGFLQIKKRYED; encoded by the coding sequence ATGAATGGCCGCTGGAAGAAAGAACTTGAATCAGAGGAACTCCTTGATATCATCTTTGCTTACGCATCTCGTATTACGATTGAGAACAATCTTGATCGCCTTTTGTTGCTGATGGCAGATATGGGGCGGGATATGACGGTTGCCGATCGCTGTATACTGTGGTTATATGATGAACAAAAAGACGAGCTATGGGCGAAAGTGGAAGAAAAGGCGAAGGAAGTACGGATCCCTGCTTCAAGCGGTTTAGCGGGGTATGTTTTTCAGACGGCAGAACCGCTTGTGATTGAAGATGCCTATCATGACGATCGGTTTCATGCAGACGTGGATATAGCGTACAACTATCGAACGAAGTCCGTTATGGTGATTCCTCTTAAAAATAAGCAGAACCAGACGCTAGGGGTATATCAAGTGATTAATAAATTAACGAAAGAGGGAGTATTTACGAGCCGTGACCTTAACAAATTAAGCCTGGCCGCCTCTTATACTGCCCAGGCACTTGAAGCGGTACTTATGAATATGGAGATGGAGGAAGCACAAAAAGAAATTATTTTCAAAATGGGAGAAATCGGTGAAGTTCGTTCAAAGGAAACAGGCTCTCACGTCAAGCGTGTAGCAGAGTATGCAAAGCTTCTTGCTATTAAATCTGGTTTAAGCGAAGAAGAAGCAGACCTGATCAAAGTCGCCTCCCCAATGCATGATATCGGCAAAGTTGCGATTGCCGATGCGATACTAAACAAGCCAGGCAAACTGTCGAAACAGGAATTTCTTGAAGTGCAGGCCCATGCGAGCATCGGCTATCACCTTCTTGAAAATTCAAAACGAACGATACTAAAAGCAGCAGCGATCATTGCAAAAGAACATCATGAACGTTGGGATGGAAAAGGTTATCCTGAAGGACTAAGTGGAGAGGAAATTCATATTTATGGCCGAATTGTCGCTGTAGCCGATGTATTTGATGCCCTTGCCACGGATCGTCCTTATAAACAAGCGTGGGCTTTAGAAGATATTCTCACTCATTTTCATAATGAGAAAGGAAAGCAGTTTGATCCAGCGTTAATTGACGTCTTTTTAGAAAATCTGCACGGTTTTCTCCAAATAAAAAAACGATACGAAGATTAA